Proteins encoded within one genomic window of Halobacteroides halobius DSM 5150:
- the thiI gene encoding tRNA uracil 4-sulfurtransferase ThiI produces MKKLYLIRYGEIGTKGKNRHVFEDKLVSNVRQALEAIDKEAKINVYKTSGRIFAETNLAEDKVLNKLQKVCGIVGISPTRRVALDIKQVKKASLAAVKEALPTDDKTVNFKVSASRANKNFALDSMELNRELGAYVLENTPDGRLNVDLYNPEIELNIEVRYKHVYIYTQDIPGVGGLPVGTTGKLGVLLSGGIDSPVASWMAMKRGVEIMPIYFHSFPFTSDRAKEKVVDLTKVLAHYQGEIDLHVVHFTEIQKEINEHCPADLTTIIMRRKMIEIAEQITKERGGKGLVTGESMGQVASQTLESMHVTNIVSTMPIFRPLIGIDKIGIEARAKEIGTYETSIQPYEDCCTVFVPKTPETRPTLKQVEAGEVDLKIDDLIKEAIKDVEVIKIKK; encoded by the coding sequence ATGAAGAAATTATATTTAATCAGATATGGAGAAATAGGAACTAAAGGAAAGAATCGTCATGTTTTTGAAGATAAATTAGTTAGTAATGTTAGACAAGCTTTAGAAGCTATTGATAAAGAGGCTAAAATTAATGTTTATAAAACTTCAGGACGTATTTTTGCAGAGACCAATTTAGCAGAAGATAAAGTGCTTAATAAATTACAAAAGGTTTGTGGTATAGTAGGTATTTCTCCAACGAGAAGGGTTGCTCTTGATATAAAGCAGGTGAAAAAAGCTAGTTTAGCAGCTGTCAAAGAAGCTTTACCAACTGATGATAAAACTGTTAACTTTAAAGTAAGTGCTAGTCGAGCTAATAAAAACTTTGCCTTAGATAGTATGGAGTTAAATAGAGAACTAGGTGCTTATGTATTAGAGAATACTCCTGATGGAAGATTAAATGTTGATCTATATAATCCTGAGATTGAGTTAAATATTGAAGTTCGTTATAAACATGTTTATATTTATACTCAGGATATACCTGGAGTTGGTGGTCTGCCTGTGGGAACTACAGGTAAGTTAGGAGTCTTATTATCAGGTGGGATAGATAGTCCAGTAGCTAGTTGGATGGCTATGAAACGCGGGGTAGAAATTATGCCAATTTATTTTCATAGTTTTCCATTTACTAGCGATCGAGCTAAAGAGAAGGTGGTTGATTTAACTAAAGTATTGGCCCACTATCAAGGTGAAATAGATTTACATGTTGTACATTTTACTGAAATTCAAAAGGAAATTAATGAACATTGTCCTGCTGACTTAACTACAATTATTATGCGCCGGAAGATGATAGAGATTGCTGAACAAATTACAAAAGAACGAGGTGGTAAAGGTTTAGTGACTGGTGAAAGCATGGGCCAAGTAGCAAGTCAAACCTTAGAATCTATGCATGTAACTAATATAGTTTCTACTATGCCTATTTTTAGACCTTTAATTGGAATAGATAAAATAGGAATTGAAGCTAGAGCTAAAGAAATAGGCACCTATGAAACTTCTATCCAACCATATGAAGATTGTTGTACTGTATTTGTTCCTAAAACACCAGAAACTAGACCTACTTTAAAACAGGTTGAAGCTGGAGAAGTAGATTTAAAGATAGATGATTTAATTAAAGAAGCAATTAAAGATGTAGAGGTTATAAAGATAAAAAAATAA
- a CDS encoding cysteine desulfurase family protein, translating into MKEVYLDNAATTKVTPKVADKVKQVMTKEYGNPSSLHNKGLAAEKVIKEARENLAHKLQVEAKEIFFTSGGTEANNLAIKGALKTLRNKGNRIITSSIEHPSVLNVFKELEEEWDVKYLEVDHKGSINLDQLEKLLTADTVLVSIMAVNNETGTIQPLKKISNILKSHKNLYWHVDGIQALGKVNILPDKLGINLYSMSAHKIHGPMGVGALYVSSDTRLKSLVQGSSQEEGLRPGTENVPGIAGFGKAIKLLPSKEEIKDMYQLKKDLTTRILTEIDDVFLNGPQIEQGAAHIVNMSVAGLRGEVVVHSLEEEGIYISTGAACSSRQANSHVLEALEVGPDLITGALRFSFSLNNTKEEIDYTVDILKNKVTMLRKYM; encoded by the coding sequence ATGAAAGAAGTTTATCTAGATAATGCAGCAACTACTAAAGTAACTCCTAAAGTAGCTGATAAAGTAAAGCAAGTTATGACAAAAGAGTATGGTAATCCTTCTTCCTTACATAATAAAGGACTAGCAGCAGAGAAAGTAATTAAAGAAGCTAGAGAAAATTTGGCCCATAAGTTACAAGTAGAAGCTAAAGAAATTTTTTTTACTTCTGGAGGAACTGAGGCTAATAATTTAGCTATTAAAGGTGCTCTTAAAACTCTAAGAAATAAAGGGAATAGGATAATTACTTCGTCTATAGAACATCCGTCAGTTCTTAATGTCTTTAAAGAGTTAGAAGAAGAATGGGATGTAAAATACCTAGAGGTAGACCACAAAGGGAGTATTAATTTAGATCAATTAGAAAAATTACTTACTGCAGATACAGTTTTAGTCAGTATTATGGCTGTTAATAACGAGACAGGTACTATTCAACCTTTAAAAAAGATAAGTAATATACTAAAATCCCATAAGAATCTATATTGGCATGTTGATGGAATTCAAGCTTTGGGTAAAGTTAACATTCTTCCTGATAAGTTAGGAATTAATCTTTATTCTATGAGTGCTCATAAAATTCACGGGCCAATGGGAGTAGGAGCTTTATATGTTAGTTCTGATACCAGGTTAAAGTCTTTAGTGCAGGGGAGCTCTCAAGAAGAAGGATTGCGACCAGGAACTGAAAATGTACCTGGAATTGCTGGTTTTGGTAAAGCGATAAAACTGCTGCCTTCTAAAGAAGAAATTAAAGATATGTATCAGCTTAAGAAAGATTTAACTACTAGGATTTTAACTGAAATAGATGATGTTTTTTTAAATGGCCCACAAATAGAGCAAGGAGCTGCTCATATAGTTAATATGTCTGTTGCTGGGTTAAGAGGGGAGGTAGTAGTACATAGTTTAGAAGAAGAAGGGATTTATATCTCTACAGGTGCTGCTTGTTCTTCTCGTCAGGCTAATTCCCATGTTTTAGAGGCTTTAGAGGTTGGCCCTGATTTAATAACTGGTGCTTTAAGATTTAGTTTTAGTTTAAATAATACTAAAGAAGAAATAGATTATACTGTAGATATACTAAAGAATAAAGTAACTATGTTAAGAAAATATATGTAG
- a CDS encoding MTH1187 family thiamine-binding protein, which produces MAIAEVTVVPIGTADTSLSNYVADCQDVLAQEERVEYQLTPMGTIIEGELDDILVAIRKIQEVPFVNGANRVTTNIKIDDRRDKKASTEQKIKSVKDKVQD; this is translated from the coding sequence ATGGCTATTGCTGAGGTAACAGTAGTTCCTATTGGAACAGCAGATACAAGTCTAAGTAATTATGTTGCTGACTGTCAAGATGTATTAGCTCAGGAGGAAAGAGTTGAATATCAACTAACACCTATGGGGACAATTATTGAAGGGGAATTAGATGATATTCTAGTAGCAATTAGAAAAATACAAGAGGTTCCTTTTGTTAATGGAGCTAATAGAGTAACAACTAATATTAAGATTGATGATCGTAGAGATAAAAAAGCTAGTACAGAGCAGAAGATTAAGTCAGTAAAAGATAAAGTTCAAGACTAA
- a CDS encoding radical SAM protein, translating into MVAKVTILDGYLDEPSCLGVPPYIAPHVRYTYGALKEAGLKQEEINYLTVDQFRDKKDKTLQLKDSKLVIVIAGTTVPGKYLGGKPISIAEIEDLAQQLSTPEVIVSGPIINCDLELDYIDHLAYEIPGLLAYEKLTNSKPLDKYKPAQIIDNWAKLGAEVTTLHPNYPELVCEIETFRGCPRSNNCSFCSEGFKELTYHRSVDGVIKEIEALYKQGNRYFRLGAQTDLLLFQAKKKDNRLLPNPEAIKKLYSGIRKVAPDLKVLHMDNINPATIVDYPKQAEKILKTIANYNTAGDIAAFGLESADPKVLKANKIGTTADKTFKAIKMVNQITGFRERGVPKLLPGINLLHGLKGERAETMELNFKFLKRVLDAGLLLRRINIRQVNPIGKYQTAHYNKYQFKEYKKQVNHKINQPMLKKVFPSGTLLEEVIIEEIRGKISFGRQLGTYPILVGIPGQYQLGEKLDIKVIDHGFRSITGIPYPFNINQASIDQLEALPGIGKNRSTKLFMAGEIKSLDHLGQILDGYDVSQLEEIVTFS; encoded by the coding sequence ATGGTTGCAAAAGTTACTATTCTAGATGGTTATTTAGATGAACCTTCTTGTTTAGGAGTACCACCATATATTGCACCACATGTTAGGTATACTTATGGAGCTCTTAAAGAAGCAGGGTTGAAGCAAGAAGAGATTAATTATTTAACAGTAGACCAATTTCGAGATAAAAAAGATAAGACTCTGCAATTAAAAGATAGTAAATTAGTAATTGTTATTGCTGGTACAACTGTGCCAGGAAAGTATTTAGGTGGTAAACCAATTTCAATAGCTGAAATTGAAGATTTGGCCCAGCAGTTATCTACTCCAGAAGTAATAGTTAGCGGGCCAATAATTAACTGTGATTTAGAGCTTGATTATATTGATCATCTAGCTTATGAGATTCCAGGTTTGTTAGCTTATGAAAAGTTAACAAATTCTAAGCCACTAGACAAATATAAACCTGCTCAGATAATAGATAACTGGGCCAAGCTAGGAGCAGAAGTAACTACATTACATCCTAACTATCCTGAGTTGGTTTGTGAAATAGAGACATTTCGTGGCTGTCCTAGAAGCAATAATTGTTCTTTTTGTAGTGAAGGGTTTAAAGAATTAACTTATCATCGTAGTGTAGACGGGGTTATTAAAGAAATAGAGGCTTTATATAAGCAAGGAAATAGATACTTTAGATTAGGAGCACAGACGGATTTATTGCTCTTCCAGGCTAAGAAGAAAGATAATAGGTTGCTTCCTAATCCTGAAGCTATTAAAAAACTTTATAGTGGTATTAGAAAAGTAGCTCCAGATTTGAAGGTTTTACATATGGATAATATTAATCCAGCTACTATTGTTGATTATCCTAAGCAAGCTGAAAAGATACTAAAGACTATTGCTAATTATAATACAGCTGGAGATATAGCAGCCTTTGGTTTAGAGTCAGCTGATCCTAAAGTTTTAAAAGCGAATAAGATTGGGACAACTGCTGATAAGACTTTCAAGGCGATTAAAATGGTTAATCAAATAACTGGATTTAGAGAAAGGGGAGTTCCTAAATTATTACCAGGAATTAATCTACTCCATGGTTTAAAAGGTGAACGAGCCGAGACAATGGAGCTAAACTTCAAATTTTTAAAGAGAGTATTAGATGCTGGACTATTATTAAGAAGGATTAATATTCGCCAAGTCAATCCTATAGGTAAGTATCAAACGGCTCATTATAATAAATATCAATTTAAAGAATATAAAAAACAAGTCAACCATAAGATTAATCAACCTATGCTAAAGAAGGTATTTCCAAGTGGTACTTTATTAGAAGAAGTAATTATTGAAGAGATAAGAGGTAAAATATCATTTGGTAGACAATTGGGTACTTATCCTATTTTAGTTGGTATCCCGGGCCAATATCAATTAGGTGAGAAATTAGATATAAAAGTAATAGACCATGGGTTTAGATCAATAACTGGAATTCCTTATCCTTTTAATATCAATCAAGCAAGTATTGACCAGTTAGAGGCCCTACCAGGCATTGGGAAGAACCGATCTACTAAACTTTTTATGGCGGGGGAGATTAAAAGTTTAGATCATCTTGGTCAAATTTTGGATGGCTATGATGTTTCTCAGTTAGAGGAGATCGTTACTTTTAGTTAA
- a CDS encoding DUF2721 domain-containing protein — protein MKFTLTTPALIFSTISLLLLAYTNRFSALASLIRNLHDRAKQKGEKDEIIASQLINLKRRVKIIRNMQFLAILALFFCVLSMFFLFFNEKNIGEVFFAIGLGSLMLSLILSAIEINISVNALNIQLNEDIRSKTLGKEDKQD, from the coding sequence ATGAAGTTTACACTAACAACTCCAGCTCTTATTTTCTCTACTATTTCTTTATTACTATTAGCTTATACAAATCGATTTTCAGCTTTAGCAAGTTTAATCCGTAATTTACATGATAGAGCTAAACAAAAAGGTGAAAAAGATGAGATTATAGCTTCTCAGTTGATCAATTTAAAAAGGAGAGTTAAAATTATTAGAAATATGCAGTTTTTAGCTATTCTAGCTTTATTTTTTTGTGTTCTTTCTATGTTTTTCTTATTTTTTAATGAAAAAAATATAGGAGAGGTGTTCTTTGCAATTGGCCTTGGTTCATTAATGCTATCTTTAATTTTATCAGCCATTGAAATAAATATTTCGGTTAACGCTTTAAATATTCAATTAAATGAAGATATAAGAAGTAAAACTTTAGGCAAAGAAGATAAGCAAGATTAA
- a CDS encoding DUF2721 domain-containing protein — MQITTPAVLFSTVSLLMSAYAARFSAIAKLMRGLSLQIKSDNLSQKDYYKKQISILSKRIYYIKHLHFFGVLSLFCSTLAMLLLLFKEFWLANIIFIVAIVFFLIALAIAIIEVYHSTTALDIKSKI, encoded by the coding sequence TTGCAGATAACAACTCCAGCAGTTTTATTTTCTACTGTTTCATTATTAATGTCTGCGTATGCAGCTAGGTTTTCAGCTATCGCTAAATTAATGAGAGGCTTATCTTTACAAATTAAGAGTGATAATCTAAGTCAAAAAGATTATTATAAAAAACAGATATCTATTTTATCTAAGCGAATTTATTATATTAAACATTTGCACTTTTTTGGGGTTCTATCTTTATTTTGTTCAACATTAGCTATGCTTTTGTTATTATTTAAGGAGTTTTGGTTAGCAAATATAATCTTTATAGTTGCTATTGTATTCTTTTTAATTGCTCTTGCAATAGCAATTATTGAAGTTTATCATTCTACAACTGCTTTAGATATAAAATCAAAGATATGA
- a CDS encoding AI-2E family transporter, whose product MFRGRFFKIAHGTILVLLIFFLGGQIPYLMKPLSKGLSIVILPLLLGGFLYYLLRPLVRFLATNIKSKSLAIIITILIVMLFFTIVIYFGGSIISDEIQKLINYISLNYDDARENIQKLIKLGGGHLNFLNQFKIQDRAISFMQKLLGEVSNYNFMGVFSSLTNIGTITILIPFVVFYLLKDDERISRFILSFFKGEKKAQAKQILEEIDQVLAVYISSQLIVAFILGLLMFIGYLIIGLPNALALSLIAMIGSLIPVLGLMIAFIPTVLIAITNSWLMVIKLIIVLIITQQLEGNLIRPLVQGDRLNIHPLIVLFLVLISVLLFGILGALFAVPAYAVMRVIIRHAVNLQIE is encoded by the coding sequence ATGTTTAGGGGAAGATTTTTTAAAATAGCGCATGGAACTATTTTAGTATTATTAATTTTCTTTTTAGGAGGTCAAATTCCTTATCTGATGAAGCCCTTATCTAAAGGGTTATCTATTGTGATATTGCCCTTATTATTAGGAGGTTTCTTATATTATTTATTAAGACCTCTAGTGCGATTTTTAGCTACTAATATAAAATCTAAAAGTCTTGCTATTATAATTACTATTTTAATAGTGATGTTATTTTTTACTATAGTTATCTATTTTGGAGGCAGTATAATTAGTGATGAAATTCAAAAGTTAATCAATTATATTTCTCTTAATTATGATGATGCTAGGGAGAATATACAGAAGCTAATTAAATTAGGTGGAGGACACTTGAATTTTTTAAATCAATTTAAAATTCAAGATCGAGCTATCTCATTTATGCAAAAATTACTAGGAGAAGTTAGTAATTATAATTTTATGGGGGTCTTTTCCTCTTTAACGAATATTGGAACAATTACAATTTTAATTCCTTTTGTTGTATTTTATCTTCTTAAAGATGATGAAAGAATTAGCAGGTTTATTTTATCATTTTTTAAGGGAGAAAAGAAAGCGCAAGCAAAACAAATTTTAGAAGAGATTGACCAAGTCTTAGCTGTGTATATTAGTAGTCAATTGATTGTAGCTTTTATTTTAGGCCTATTAATGTTTATTGGTTATCTAATTATTGGTCTGCCAAATGCTTTGGCCCTTTCTCTTATAGCAATGATAGGTTCTTTAATTCCTGTTTTAGGACTTATGATTGCTTTTATTCCTACAGTACTGATAGCTATTACTAATAGTTGGTTAATGGTAATAAAATTAATTATTGTATTAATTATAACTCAGCAGTTAGAAGGAAACTTGATTCGTCCTCTTGTCCAAGGAGATCGGCTTAATATTCATCCTTTAATTGTTTTATTTTTAGTTTTGATTTCTGTGTTATTATTTGGTATATTAGGAGCTTTATTTGCAGTCCCAGCTTATGCAGTTATGCGAGTAATTATTAGACATGCGGTTAATCTTCAAATTGAATAG
- a CDS encoding DNA polymerase IV, producing the protein MELDIIHIDMDAFYAAIEQRDNANLKNKPVIIGGKSKRGVVSTASYEAREYGIHSAMPIYKARQLCPHGVYLAPDHQKYKRVSAKIKNIFKKHTDLVEPLSLDEAYLDVGENKENSIKIARRIKRSVKNKLDLIASVGVSYNKYLAKLASDLNKPDGFKIISPTQVEEILYSLDVSQLWGVGPKTETKLQELGFYKIRDIATTNLQFLVSKLGKKGYQIYKLAQGEDNRKVTPPQTPKSIGKETTFKVDIKDKSKLSQYLTKLCNQVIMRAKDKEVKGKTVTLKLKYADFNEISRSKTVEEFFIKDEETLFKLATDLLAEIKLKDQVRLIGVTLSNLVTEDFKQLKLFNKLDI; encoded by the coding sequence ATGGAATTAGATATTATACATATTGATATGGATGCTTTCTATGCTGCTATTGAACAGCGTGATAATGCTAATTTGAAAAACAAACCAGTCATCATTGGAGGAAAAAGCAAACGAGGAGTTGTTAGCACAGCCTCTTATGAAGCACGAGAGTATGGGATTCATTCGGCTATGCCAATTTATAAGGCACGTCAGTTATGTCCTCATGGGGTTTATTTAGCTCCAGACCACCAGAAGTATAAGAGGGTATCTGCTAAAATTAAAAATATTTTTAAAAAGCATACTGATTTAGTAGAACCCTTATCTTTAGATGAAGCTTATTTAGATGTAGGAGAAAATAAAGAAAATAGTATTAAAATTGCCAGAAGGATTAAACGGTCTGTTAAAAACAAATTAGATTTGATTGCTTCAGTAGGAGTTAGTTACAATAAGTACTTAGCTAAACTAGCTTCTGATTTAAATAAACCAGATGGTTTTAAAATCATATCTCCTACTCAAGTAGAAGAGATTTTATATTCTTTAGATGTTAGTCAGTTATGGGGAGTAGGACCCAAGACTGAGACTAAGCTACAAGAGTTAGGTTTTTATAAAATAAGAGATATAGCTACAACCAATCTTCAGTTTTTAGTAAGTAAGTTAGGCAAGAAAGGATATCAAATCTATAAGTTGGCCCAAGGAGAAGATAATAGAAAAGTAACTCCACCTCAAACTCCTAAATCTATTGGAAAGGAAACTACCTTTAAGGTAGATATCAAAGATAAATCGAAATTAAGTCAATATTTAACTAAACTATGCAACCAAGTAATTATGAGAGCAAAGGATAAAGAAGTAAAAGGCAAAACAGTTACTCTTAAGTTAAAATATGCTGATTTTAATGAAATATCTCGTAGTAAAACAGTTGAAGAATTCTTTATTAAAGATGAAGAAACTCTTTTTAAGTTAGCTACTGATTTATTAGCAGAAATCAAACTAAAAGATCAAGTACGATTAATTGGAGTAACATTATCTAATTTGGTAACTGAAGATTTTAAACAACTAAAGTTATTTAATAAACTAGATATTTAA
- a CDS encoding ABC transporter permease, whose product MIFEIIGIAFNSLKANKMRTFLSMLGIIIGVGAVIAIVSVGTGAQQQITANISNLGSNLINISLGRRWSRGGVSSRATNVFTVKMADAIKEVAPDVKEIIPKNQGRGLLINGDNNLQTTVVGTQGAYQRIYDYYPVQGKFISQANLKEANNVMVLGAKLVDELFPKTNPLGKKVKFNYQNKTFLFTVIGVMENKSTGPMGNLNEQAYIPTTTYMNKLSTTEYVSGFTAQAKSSKVASNAVEQIRYFLTQSINNNDAFNIMSQDQILKTIKNVTNSMTMMLGGVAAISLLVGGIGIMNIMLVSVTERTREIGIRKALGAKKRNILTQFIIESLTLSSVGGLLGIGFGYLGAYLVAQVAGWSFIVSPLSVIIAVGFSLLVGLFFGIYPAMKAADLDPVDALSYE is encoded by the coding sequence GTGATTTTTGAAATAATAGGTATTGCTTTTAATAGTTTAAAAGCTAATAAAATGAGAACTTTTCTTTCTATGTTAGGAATTATTATTGGTGTTGGAGCAGTAATAGCTATTGTTTCTGTAGGGACAGGAGCTCAACAACAAATAACAGCTAATATCTCTAATTTAGGTTCTAATTTGATTAACATTAGTTTAGGACGTAGGTGGAGTAGAGGTGGAGTTAGTTCTAGGGCAACTAATGTATTTACTGTTAAAATGGCTGATGCTATTAAAGAAGTTGCCCCTGATGTTAAAGAAATAATCCCTAAAAATCAAGGGAGGGGTCTTTTAATTAATGGAGATAATAATCTTCAAACTACGGTAGTTGGCACTCAAGGAGCTTATCAGCGAATTTATGATTATTATCCTGTCCAAGGGAAATTTATCAGTCAAGCAAATTTAAAAGAGGCGAATAATGTTATGGTTTTAGGAGCTAAATTAGTTGATGAGCTATTTCCTAAAACTAATCCGTTAGGCAAAAAAGTTAAGTTTAATTATCAAAACAAGACCTTTCTCTTTACAGTGATAGGAGTAATGGAAAATAAGAGTACAGGGCCAATGGGAAATCTTAATGAACAAGCATACATTCCAACTACTACTTATATGAATAAATTATCCACTACTGAATATGTTAGTGGTTTTACTGCTCAAGCTAAATCATCTAAAGTGGCCTCTAATGCGGTAGAACAGATTAGATATTTTTTAACCCAGAGTATAAATAATAATGATGCTTTTAATATTATGAGTCAAGATCAAATTTTAAAGACCATTAAAAATGTTACTAATTCTATGACTATGATGCTAGGAGGAGTAGCTGCTATTTCATTATTAGTTGGTGGTATTGGGATTATGAATATTATGTTAGTTTCTGTAACAGAAAGAACTAGAGAAATAGGGATTCGTAAAGCATTAGGAGCTAAAAAAAGAAATATATTAACTCAATTTATAATTGAATCATTAACCTTAAGTAGTGTTGGGGGATTATTAGGGATAGGATTTGGGTATTTAGGTGCTTATTTGGTAGCACAAGTTGCAGGTTGGTCCTTTATAGTCTCTCCGCTGTCAGTAATAATAGCTGTTGGTTTTTCATTATTAGTTGGATTATTTTTTGGGATCTATCCAGCTATGAAAGCAGCAGACTTAGACCCAGTCGATGCGTTAAGTTATGAATAG
- a CDS encoding ABC transporter ATP-binding protein, which yields MLQVKNLSKKYHDGEEIAVEALKDISFNVQEGEMVAIMGPSGSGKSTLMHLIGCLDHPTSGKYILDGKEVTTANDKELAVIRNKRIGFVFQQFNLLSKTSVLHNVEVPLIYAGVSRKKRRDRARKLLQKVGLGHRLDHQPNEISGGQKQRVAIARALANNPSLILADEPTGNLDSKTEDQIIDILHQLHDQGHTIVLVTHSKKVGHNAERILHLLDGELIEDEVVV from the coding sequence ATGCTACAGGTGAAAAATTTAAGTAAAAAATACCATGATGGAGAAGAAATAGCAGTAGAAGCATTAAAGGATATTTCATTTAATGTCCAAGAAGGGGAAATGGTAGCAATTATGGGGCCCTCTGGTTCTGGTAAATCAACTTTAATGCACTTAATTGGTTGTTTAGACCACCCAACTTCAGGTAAATATATATTAGATGGTAAAGAAGTTACTACAGCTAATGATAAAGAATTAGCTGTAATTAGAAATAAAAGAATTGGTTTTGTTTTTCAACAGTTTAATTTACTTTCTAAAACTTCTGTTTTGCATAATGTAGAAGTACCATTAATTTATGCAGGAGTAAGTCGAAAAAAAAGACGGGATAGGGCTAGAAAATTATTACAAAAGGTTGGGCTAGGGCACAGATTAGATCATCAACCTAATGAAATATCTGGTGGTCAAAAACAACGTGTAGCCATTGCTAGAGCATTAGCTAATAATCCTTCTTTAATTTTAGCAGATGAACCAACAGGAAATCTTGATTCAAAAACAGAAGATCAAATTATAGATATTCTTCATCAGTTACATGACCAAGGCCATACTATTGTATTAGTTACTCACTCAAAAAAAGTAGGACATAATGCAGAAAGAATCTTACATTTACTTGATGGAGAATTAATTGAAGATGAGGTGGTAGTGTGA
- a CDS encoding efflux RND transporter periplasmic adaptor subunit has protein sequence MRKKIIIGVIVVLVLGLGFFSWNKFINPKATSTNKKLLQRKVNSNMIMTLKKGNLEKIISINGIVKPIQSQELYFKTNGTINSINIEEGAQVKKGQILMKIDDDQQRLNYLKAKANYEKAVINGTPSEIKKARLNLEIAKDKLEETKLKAPFTGIINKINIEEGSYTAQNQGKTVAKLIDNSSYQVEVSVDESESQQLELGQPARITMEALPNQELRGKVIDIGANATNTSGVITLPVTVSIINKPQFIKPGFSADVEIIVKQVKNKLLVPITAIYNQEGQTKAVKAVNGKPKPIKVKTGISNGKKIIIKEGLQAGDKIVINTYKFANTGENQGPRGMIRGGGR, from the coding sequence GTGAGGAAAAAAATTATTATTGGAGTTATAGTAGTATTAGTTTTAGGATTAGGATTTTTTAGTTGGAATAAATTTATTAATCCCAAAGCAACCTCAACAAATAAAAAATTACTGCAAAGAAAAGTTAACTCTAATATGATTATGACTTTAAAAAAAGGCAATTTAGAAAAGATTATATCTATTAATGGAATTGTTAAACCTATTCAAAGTCAGGAGTTATACTTTAAAACTAATGGAACAATTAATTCAATTAATATAGAGGAAGGGGCCCAGGTGAAAAAAGGCCAAATATTAATGAAAATTGATGATGATCAACAACGACTAAATTATCTTAAAGCTAAAGCTAATTATGAAAAAGCAGTAATTAATGGTACCCCATCTGAAATTAAAAAAGCAAGATTGAATTTAGAAATTGCTAAAGATAAATTAGAAGAAACTAAGTTAAAAGCTCCTTTCACAGGAATAATTAATAAAATCAATATTGAAGAAGGGAGTTATACAGCTCAAAACCAAGGTAAAACAGTAGCAAAATTAATTGATAATAGTAGCTATCAAGTTGAAGTTAGTGTTGATGAAAGTGAAAGTCAGCAACTAGAATTAGGACAACCAGCTCGAATTACAATGGAAGCCTTACCTAATCAAGAATTAAGAGGAAAAGTGATAGATATAGGCGCTAATGCTACAAATACAAGTGGAGTAATCACTTTACCAGTTACAGTTTCAATCATAAATAAACCTCAATTTATCAAACCTGGTTTTTCAGCTGATGTAGAAATAATAGTTAAGCAAGTAAAGAACAAATTATTAGTTCCAATTACAGCTATTTATAATCAAGAAGGTCAAACTAAAGCAGTTAAGGCAGTTAATGGTAAGCCGAAGCCAATTAAAGTAAAGACAGGTATTTCTAACGGAAAGAAAATTATAATTAAAGAAGGCTTACAAGCTGGAGATAAAATTGTAATTAATACTTATAAATTTGCTAATACCGGAGAAAATCAAGGGCCAAGAGGAATGATAAGAGGAGGAGGGCGTTAA